GAGGCAATCTGCTGGGTAAGTCTCTCCTGCACCTGAAGACGGCGGGCGAAGAGATCGACCAGCCGGGGGATCTTGCTGAGCCCCAGAATTCTGCCCTTGGGCAGGTAGGCCACATGCGCCTTTCCATAGAAAGGAAGCAGGTGGTGTTCGCAAAGGCTGTAGAAGTCGATGTCACGGACAACGATCATCTCATCGTAATCCTCGCTGAAGACTGCATCGCGGAGTAGCTCCGCGGGGTCTTCCTGATAGCCCCGGGTCAGTGCCTTCCAACTGGATTCCACCCGCTCGGGAGTGGCGGAAAGCCCCTCCCGGGCAGGATCTTCTCCGATGGCTTTCAGGATTTTGCGAACCGCGTCCTGCATCCCGCCTCCCCGTCTACCGAAATCCCTTGAGTTCCACATCGAAGATCAGGGTCGAAGCCGGAGGAATCGGGCCCACGCCACGATCTCCATAGGCCAGTTCCGGCGGAAGGGAGATTCTCCACTTGTCGCCGACATTCATCAGGGCCACCGCCTCATCCCAACCGCGAATCACGCGCCCCTGCCCCAGGGGAAACTCGAATACCTGCCCCCGGTCGAGCGAGGAATCGAACTTGGTTCCATCCAGAAGCCAGCCCGTGTAATGAACGGAGCAAGTCTGCCCGGATCGGGGTGTTGTCCCTTTTCCCGCACGAATCTCGACATACTGCAAGCCGGAAGGAAGACTCGTCACTTCCAGCGAAGGGTCCAGACCCTCCAGAATCCGGGGAATCGCCTTCGATGCATCACTCATGGCGGAAGCCTCCAACTGCTGA
The DNA window shown above is from Candidatus Krumholzibacteriia bacterium and carries:
- the folE gene encoding GTP cyclohydrolase I FolE, producing the protein MWNSRDFGRRGGGMQDAVRKILKAIGEDPAREGLSATPERVESSWKALTRGYQEDPAELLRDAVFSEDYDEMIVVRDIDFYSLCEHHLLPFYGKAHVAYLPKGRILGLSKIPRLVDLFARRLQVQERLTQQIASTLEEHLRPMGVAVVIEGFHLCTAMRGVQKQNAWMTTSAMRGVFRSRSRTREEFLQLIRGIST
- a CDS encoding FKBP-type peptidyl-prolyl cis-trans isomerase; its protein translation is MFRIGFLLLIAFLAVSCGSESKLDQQLEASAMSDASKAIPRILEGLDPSLEVTSLPSGLQYVEIRAGKGTTPRSGQTCSVHYTGWLLDGTKFDSSLDRGQVFEFPLGQGRVIRGWDEAVALMNVGDKWRISLPPELAYGDRGVGPIPPASTLIFDVELKGFR